From Saimiri boliviensis isolate mSaiBol1 chromosome 9, mSaiBol1.pri, whole genome shotgun sequence, a single genomic window includes:
- the MAFB gene encoding transcription factor MafB — translation MAAELSMGPELPTSPLAMEYVNDFDLLKFDVKKEPIGRAERPGRPCTRLQPAGSVSSTPLSTPCSSVPSSPSFSPTEQKTHLEDLYWMASNYQQMNPEALNLTPEDAVEALIGSHPVPQPLQSFDGFRGAHHHHHHHHPHPHHAYPGAGVAHDELGPHAHPHHHHHHQASPPPSSAASPAQQLPTSHPGPGPHATASATAAGGNSSVEDRFSDDQLVSMSVRELNRHLRGFTKDEVIRLKQKRRTLKNRGYAQSCRYKRVQQKHHLENEKTQLIQQVEQLKQEVSRLARERDAYKVKCEKLANSGFREAGSTSDSPSSPEFFL, via the coding sequence ATGGCCGCGGAGCTGAGCATGGGGCCAGAGCTGCCCACCAGCCCGCTGGCCATGGAGTATGTCAACGACTTCGACCTGCTCAAGTTTGACGTGAAGAAGGAGCCCATAGGGCGCGCGGAGCGTCCGGGCAGGCCCTGCACGCGCCTGCAGCCAGCCGGCTCGGTGTCCTCCACACCGCTCAGTACTCCGTGTAGCTCCGTGCCCTCGTCACCCAGCTTCAGCCCGACTGAACAGAAGACGCACCTCGAGGATCTGTACTGGATGGCGAGCAACTACCAGCAGATGAACCCCGAGGCGCTCAACCTGACGCCCGAGGACGCGGTGGAAGCGCTCATCGGCTCGCACCCAGTGCCACAGCCGCTGCAAAGCTTCGACGGCTTTCGTGGtgctcaccaccaccaccatcaccaccaccctcACCCGCACCACGCGTACCCGGGCGCCGGCGTGGCCCACGACGAGCTGGGTCCGCACGCTCACCcgcaccatcaccaccatcaccaagcGTCGCCGCCGCCGTCCAGCGCTGCCAGTCCAGCGCAACAGCTGCCCACTAGCCACCCCGGGCCTGGGCCGCACGCGACGGCCTCGGCGACGGCGGCAGGCGGCAACAGCAGCGTAGAGGACCGCTTCTCCGACGACCAGCTCGTGTCCATGTCCGTGCGTGAGCTGAACCGCCACCTGCGGGGCTTCACCAAGGACGAGGTGATCCGCCTGAAGCAGAAGCGGCGGACCCTGAAGAACCGGGGCTACGCCCAGTCTTGCAGGTATAAACGCGTCCAGCAGAAGCACCACCTGGAGAATGAGAAGACGCAGCTCATTCAGCAGGTGGAGCAGCTTAAGCAGGAGGTGTCCCGGCTGGCCCGCGAGAGAGACGCCTACAAGGTCAAGTGCGAGAAACTCGCCAACTCCGGCTTCAGGGAGGCGGGCTCCACCAGTGACAGCCCCTCCTCTCCTGAGTTCTTTCTGTGA